GTAAGCCGAAGTTCGGCGTTCGCGGGTACACCCGCTGCCAGCGCTGCGGCCGGCCCCACTCCGTCTACCGCAAGTTCGGCCTGTGCCGCGTGTGCCTTCGTGAGATGGCTCACCGTGGCGAGCTGCCGGGCGTGACCAAGAGCTCCTGGTAACTCTCCTCCGCCCTAGGGCGAAGGGAAGTTCTGGAGACTCTCGGTAAGCATCTGGGTCGGCAGGAGCCCGTCCTTTCATGCCGTAGGCTTGAAGGGTTGGGCGCCTGCCGCCCACGACCGACTTACTACGCCGTAGGTCCCCGCACCGCACCCGTCCCGCCACTGAGTGGGGAGAGGGATGGCGCATACAGGAAACCCCGGCGAGAGAGGCCGAAGGCCAACTCATGACCATGACTGATCCCATCGCAGACATGCTCACGCGTCTGCGTAACGCGAACTCGGCATATCACGACGATGTCTCGATGCCGCACAGCAAGATCAAGTCGCACATCGCGGAGATCCTCCAGCAGGAGGGCTTCATCACCGGCTGGAAGGTCGAGGACGCCGAGGTCGGCAAGAACCTCGTCCTCGAGCTGAAGTTCGGCCCGAACCGCGAGCGCTCGATCGCCGGCATCAAGCGGATCTCGAAGCCGGGTCTGCGTGTATACGCAAAGTCCACCAACCTGCCGAAGGTCCTCGGCGGTCTGGGCGTGGCGATCATCTCCACGTCCCACGGCCTCCTGACCGGCCAGCAGGCAGGCAAGAAGGGCGTAGGTGGGGAAGTCCTCGCCTACGTCTGGTAGTCGGGAAAGGAAGGAAAGCTCATGTCGCGAATCGGCAAGCTCCCCATCCAGGTTCCCGCCGGTGTGGACGTCACCATCGATGGCCGTACGGTCGCCGTGAAGGGCCCCAAGGGCTCCCTCACGCACACCGTCGCCGCGCCGATCGAGGTCTCCAAGGGTGAGGACGGCGTGCTCAACGTCTCCCGCCCGAACGACGAGCGTCAGAACAAGGCCCTCCACGGCCTGTCCCGCACGCTGGTGGCGAACATGATCACCGGTGTGACCACGGGTTACAGCAAGGCGCTCGAGATCAGCGGTGTCGGTTACCGCGTCCAGGCGAAGGGCTCCAACCTGGAGTTCGCCCTGGGCTACAGCCACCCGATCCTCATCGAGGCTCCGGAAGGCATCACCTTCAAGGTCGAGTCGCCCACGAAGCTCAGCGTCGAGGGCATCGACAAGCAGAAGGTCGGCGA
This DNA window, taken from Streptomyces griseus subsp. griseus, encodes the following:
- a CDS encoding type Z 30S ribosomal protein S14, with translation MAKKALIAKAARKPKFGVRGYTRCQRCGRPHSVYRKFGLCRVCLREMAHRGELPGVTKSSW
- the rpsH gene encoding 30S ribosomal protein S8, with translation MTMTDPIADMLTRLRNANSAYHDDVSMPHSKIKSHIAEILQQEGFITGWKVEDAEVGKNLVLELKFGPNRERSIAGIKRISKPGLRVYAKSTNLPKVLGGLGVAIISTSHGLLTGQQAGKKGVGGEVLAYVW
- the rplF gene encoding 50S ribosomal protein L6, which encodes MSRIGKLPIQVPAGVDVTIDGRTVAVKGPKGSLTHTVAAPIEVSKGEDGVLNVSRPNDERQNKALHGLSRTLVANMITGVTTGYSKALEISGVGYRVQAKGSNLEFALGYSHPILIEAPEGITFKVESPTKLSVEGIDKQKVGEVAANIRKLRKPDPYKAKGVKYAGEVIRRKVGKAGK